From one Salmo salar chromosome ssa09, Ssal_v3.1, whole genome shotgun sequence genomic stretch:
- the LOC106613236 gene encoding NACHT and WD repeat domain-containing protein 2, whose amino-acid sequence MDDSRTASCKSCIKVYLCSNPEDSVVERRALRESVFPRLREHCRHTHGLDFKVIDPYEASDPRTGPDQQTRQKLLQACRESSDGPYLVALVGAQYGAVCLPAQVEVAEFHMLLQECQRAGISTRALEKAYLRDENTIPPSFCLQRQTHIHTQLHPDKQTDEKTGEMGVEEEEEMRKVLQAAVSQCVQEGLLTTLGYYRSALDTDLRFALENCPRRDIKRCLVYVNKISNGRGQSEGADQPPKEPLLHPYPPLKALSDDSLLSQLCDHFLPSLVTSCQLLVYTTTSECDPRHGYTPARRRSYAEGLCQQLYSDLLALIDSSVTMGMGKSVSSAHSDDVLTREQAEQEELCSLYSRLYDNNRPEEEEVRSYLEQRDTQHPLVVVGGPCTGKTVLLAHCAQQVRSWLSDMDPVVIIQFTCLSVNLSPRHLLSSLCHQIAHRYNHNPEPSSRDPNPTLPQLRHNLSSLLSICPSPKQPLVLILDGLDQALTVSGPQTIKCLPSPLPPNIKLIFSISPTRTNTLHTLQLHFPQSSSAVFGVSGCCVSVELGPVEGRGCVRMLAVLLEGSGRRVTSGQQGVMNMALISCPLPLYARLLHRHASLWTSASEVTDETLPVGVHSSITVFLVHLEEKHGLVLVSRALSYLTLSRTGLTEAELSDLLSSDDEVLAGYVSASEPPPSKVRVPEVEVERLLLDLKGFLVKRSAAGSHVLFWVSRHFGLVVCERYLSSWEMREEMHTAMADYFNGRWAYGRAKPLVISQNTGLNQPGAVPDTAQMKKYIDRQPLGQPYVFNSKPSSSSPSSEHVRVNLRKLLELPYHLKESGRMEELGRGLMMSLEFHQAMLRAGLLGDLVTLLEDWEREGASQLIFPRERALLAGILRDSACLLWNSPMELSMVMKVRLLPFLGLCPELEGYAEEVTQGIKKRGSGLGVVLSPAPSTVPSTQGFFPEARQCPVTDAAGTVSGTVVVIQSDGSALVWRGREAEELKLSCEPALRFVSVRSSGTFILLSTQCNTLLLWDVSGTTCFQDVLSLERQESNSDQHSSTIVEGFLMCDDRMCVWWKGLSYVSLSEVCTSRLLTRLQCQNTVRSVSFPSSGQFVYCGQEKGTVSIFDTSTSTLTAICSSPAESSVISVILSEDEREMACVDSKGHILLWGVATKTDPKLLKECCSGSSHFEFINTDLSEESSILLVCKTQEIVLWDMCDWEQWDHFRAPQGKAFSQALLAQDGHLILASLEACPSVLVWRMTTGQCVLSLDTGSPSQPLSLLKMESVLSVVTQNGHLTTWDSDVICAAAMVPRTGAGVRKVVLEPMGERFYVIDGSEMLWRWRLQTGSPETHFLHDGPVEKLCLSPDGSHLVSLSGEDVYVWRSDTGQNLHRIHGSRATEVLITSNGHIGVCVSQHSLSRVWKLASGAVVCNIHLYLADAQVSPESTFLLGRCHGDLLAVSLWSGTVSKRFSCSERYERSTVVAFRTLPEHPDFVIVMAASGSVYTWKMTEETVCRQFLLPQMFLCQPQVFHMSSDGSFALLSTDDDLITLLDLPHARLCRVKAQGPVLKVCLDDSGRYAVYICHPPAQDNGCACDLHTKPLLAVVRLADGGKLGRLCLCKTPTALAVSEELCVYVGFQDGSVGVYSISDITGRGGAVRERIQGIGRERPCQCDSEPVRWLPLATPSITWPKSSAEMT is encoded by the exons ATGGACGACTCCCGAACAGCATCATGCAAGTCCTGTATCAAGGTTTACCTGTGTTCTAATCCAGAAG ACTCTGTTGTGGAACGCAGGGCTCTGAGAGAAAGTGTGTTTCCCAGGCTGAGGGagcactgcagacacacacacggactggaCTTCAAG GTGATAGACCCTTATGAGGCAAGTGATCCCAGAACCGGGCCAGACCAACAGACTAGACAAAAGCTACTACAGGCGTGTAGAGAAAGCTCTGACGGACCCTACCTAGTG GCTCTGGTGGGGGCACAGTATGGTGCTGTGTGTTTACCTGCCCAGGTGGAGGTGGCAGAGTTCCACATGCTGCTCCAGGAGTGCCAGCGAGCGGGCATCAGTACCCGCGCTCTAGAGAAGGCATACCTGAGAGACGAGAATACAATACCCCCATCCTTCTGTCTGCAACGacagacacacattcacacacagctgCACCCCGACAAACAG ACAGATGAAAAGACAGGAGAAATGGGtgttgaagaggaggaggagatgaggaaggTCTTGCAGGCTGCTGTGAGTCAGTGTGTTCAGGAGGGTCTCCTAACAACCCTAGGCTACTACAGGTCAG ctcTCGACACAGACCTGCGATTCGCTCTGGAGAATTGTCCTAGACGTGACATCAAACGCTGCCTGGTCTATGTCAACAAGATCTCCAATGGTCGGGGCCAGAGTGAGGGGGCAGACCAACCCCCTAAAGAGCCGCTCCTACACCCCTATCCTCCACTCAAG GCTCTGTCCGATGACAGCCTCCTGTCCCAGCTCTGTGACCACTTCCTGCCCAGCCTGGTGACTTCCTGTCAGCTCCTGGTGTACACCACAACTTCGGAATGCGACCCTCGTCATGGTTACACCCCCGCCAGGAGGAGGAGCTATGCGGAGGGTCTCTGCCAGCAGCTTTACTCCGACCTCCTGGCTCTGATTGACAGCTCTGTCACCATGGGAATGGGCAAGTCAGTATCGTCAGCTCATTCTGATGATGTGTTGACCAGAGAGCAGGCTGAGCAGGAGGAGCTGTGTTCTCTCTATtcccgtctctatgacaacaATCGGCCAGAGGAAGAGGAAGTCAGGTCTTACCTGGAGCAGAGGGACACACAACACCCGCTAGTGGTGGTAGGAGGGCCGTGCACAGGGaaaactgtgctgctggcacaTTGTGCACAGCAG GTGAGGTCATGGCTGAGCGACATGGATCCCGTGGTGATTATCCAGTTCACCTGCCTGTCAGTCAATCTCTCACCTAGACACCTTCTCTCCAGCCTGTGCCACCAGATAGCCCACAGATACAACCATAACCCTGAGCCCAGTAGCAGAGATCCTAACCCTACCCTCCCCCAGCTCAGACATAacctttcctcccttctctccatctGCCCCTCCCCTAAACAGCCCCTGGTCCTCATCCTTGACGGCCTAGACCAAGCTTTGACCGTCTCCGGACCCCAAACCATCAAGTgtctcccttcccccctccctcccaacaTCAAACTCATCTTCTCCATCTCCCCCACCCGAACCAATACCCTCCACACCCTTCAACTCCATTTCCCACAATCCTCCTCTGCAGTGTTTGGTGTCTCAGGGTGCTGTGTGAGTGTGGAGCTGGGGccggtggaggggagggggtgtgtgAGGATGTTGGCGGTCCTCCTGGAGGGGTCAGGAAGGAGAGTGACGTCAGGACAGCAGGGGGTCATGAACATGGCCCTGATCTCTTGCCCTCTGCCCCTGTACGCTCGCCTCCTGCACAGACACGCCTCGCTGTGGACCTCAG catcagAGGTGACTGATGAGACCCTTCCTGTGGGTGTCCACTCCAGCATCACAGTGTTTCTGGTTCACCTAGAGGAGAAACATGGGTTGGTTCTGGTGTCCCGAGCCCTGAGCTACCTGACCCTCTCCAGGACCGGACTCACAGAGGCTGAGCTCTCTGACCTCCTGTCCAGTGATGACGAGGTGCTGGCTGGGTACGTCTCGGCCAGTGAGCCCCCTCCCTCCAAGGTTAGGGTACCTGAGGTGGAAGTGGAGAGGCTGTTGTTGGATCTAAAGGGGTTTCTGGTGAAGAGGAGTGCTGCAGGGTCTCATGTTCTATTCTGGGTCAGTAGACATTTTGGGTTGGTGGTGTGTGAGAGGTACCTGAGTTCCTGGGAGATGAGGGAGGAGATGCACACAGCGATGGCCGACTATTTTAATGGTCGCTGGGCCTACGGTAGAGCCAAACCACTGGTCATCAGCCAGAACACAGGACTCAACCAGCCTGGGGCTGTCCCTGACACTGCCCAAATGAAAAAATACATTGACAGGCAACCTCTTGGTCAACCCTATGTGTTTAACTCTaaaccctcctcatcctccccctctTCTGAGCATGTGCGAGTCAACCTGCGCAAGCTTCTGGAACTGCCCTATCACCTGAAGGAGAGCGGCAGGATGGAGGAACTAGGGCGAGGTCTGATGATGTCACTGGAGTTCCATCAGGCCATGCTGAGGGCGGGGCTTCTAGGGGATCTGGTAACCCTGCTGGAGGATTGGGAAAGGGAGGGGGCGTCCCAGCTCATCTTCCCCAGGGAGAGAGCTCTTCTGGCGGGCATTCTGAGGGACTCAGCCTGTCTCCTCTGGAACTCCCCTATGGAGCTGTCCATGGTGATGAAGGTCAGGCTGCTTCCTTTCCTGGGGCTCTGTCCTGAGCTGGAAGGCTATGCTGAGGAGGTGACACAGGGGATCAAGAAGAGGGGAAGTGGGTTAGGAGTGGTGCTCAGTCCTGCCCCCTCTACTGTACCCTCCACACAGGGTTTTTTCCCAGAGGCCAGACAGTGTCCTGTTACAGATGCAGCGGGGACAGTGTCTGGGACTGTGGTTGTCATACAGAGTGATGGGTCTGCTTTGGTGTGGAGGGGTAGGGAGGCAGAGGAACTGAAGCTGAGCTGTGAACCTGCGCTGAGGTTTGTAAGTGTCCGGAGTAGTGGGACGTTCATCCTCCTCTCAACTCAGTGCAACACACTGCTCCTGTGGGATGTGAGTGGGACAACGTGTTTTCAGGATGTACTGAGTCTAGAAAGACAGGAGTCCAACTCAGACCAACACTCCAGTACCATAGTTGAAGGGTTTCTCATGTGTGAtgacaggatgtgtgtgtggtggaaagGTCTGAGCTACGTGAGTCTTTCTGAAGTTTGCACCAGCCGCCTCCTCACCCGTTTGCAGTGCCAGAACACTGTGAGGAGTGTGTCTTTTCCCTCTAGTGGTCAGTTTGTGTACTGTGGCCAGGAGAAAGGCACAGTGTCTATATTTGACACATCTACAAGCACTCTCACTGCTATCTGTTCCAGTCCAGCAGAGTCATCAGTTATCTCTGTGATACTCagtgaggatgagagggagatggCGTGTGTGGACAGCAAGGGGCACATATTGTTATGGGGCGTAGCCACCAAAACAGATCCCAAACTCCTAAAAGAGTGTTGTAGTGGCAGCAGCCATTTTGAGTTCATCAATACAGACCTATCAGAAGAGAGTAGTATTCTGTTGGTGTGTAAAACCCAGGAGATTGTTCTCTGGGACATGTGTGACTGGGAGCAGTGGGACCACTTCAGAGCTCCACAGGGGAAGGCCTTCTCTCAGGCGTTGTTAGCCCAGGACGGACACCTCATCCTGGCTTCGCTAGAGGCCTGTCCCTCTGTGCTGGTGTGGAGGATGACCACTGGTCAGTGTGTCCTCTCCTTAGACACTGGCAGTCCTTCCCAACCCCTCTCACTGCTCAAGATGGAGTCTGTCCTCTCCGTGGTCACACAAAATGGCCACCTCACTACGTGGGACTCAGATGTAATATGTGCTGCAGCTATGGTCCCTAGAACAGGGGCTGGGGTGAGGAAGGTGGTGCTGGAGCCAATGGGAGAGCGGTTCTATGTGATTGACGGCTCAGAGATGTTGTGGAGGTGGAGATTACAGACAGGAAGTCCGGAGACTCACTTCCTTCACGACGGCCCCGTGGAGAAGCTGTGTCTCTCTCCAGACGGCAGCCATCTTGTGAGCCTCTCAGGGGAGGACGTTTACGTGTGGCGGAGCGACACGGGACAGAACCTCCACCGTATCCATGGCAGCAGAGCTACAGAGGTTCTGATCACCTCTAACGGTCACATCGGGGTGTGTGTGTCGCAGCACAGCCTGTCCAGGGTGTGGAAGCTGGCCAGTGGGGCCGTGGTCTGTAACATTCACCTGTACTTGGCTGATGCCCAGGTCTCACCTGAGAGCACCTTCCTGTTAGGCCGTTGTCATGGCGACCTGCTCGCCGTCAGCCTGTGGTCTGGCACCGTCAGTAAGCGCTTCTCGTGCTCAGAACGCTATGAACGTTCTACGGTCGTGGCCTTCCGGACCCTGCCGGAACACCCAGACTTTGTGATTGTGATGGCAGCCTCTGGGTCTGTTTACACATGGAAGATGACAGAGGAGACGGTATGCCGTCAGTTTCTGCTCCCCCAGATGTTCCTGTGCCAGCCACAGGTCTTCCACATGTCCTCTGATGGGAGCTTCGCTCTGCTGTCCACTGATGATGACCTCATTACCCTGCTGGACCTGCCCCATGCCAGGCTGTGTAGGGTCAAGGCCCAGGGTCCAGTTCTCAAAGTTTGCTTGGACGACTCTGGACGCTACGCTGTCTACATCTGCCACCCCCCTGCCCAGGATAATGGCTGTGCCTGTGACCTGCACACTAAGCCATTGCTGGCAGTGGTACGGCTGGCTGATGGGGGGAAACTGGGGAGGTTGTGTCTGTGTAAGACCCCCACAGCTCTGGCTGTGAGTgaggagctgtgtgtgtatgtgggcttCCAGGATGGGTCTGTGGGTGTGTACTCCATCTCTGACATCACAGGGAGGGGAGGGGCTGTCAGGGAAAGGATACAAGGGATTGGTCGGGAGAGGCCATGCCAGTGTGACAGTGAGCCAGTGCGATGGTTGCCCCTAGCAACACCCAGCATCACATGGCCCAAATCTTCTGCAGAGATGACATAA